A genomic stretch from Deinococcus ruber includes:
- the dnaG gene encoding DNA primase translates to MGSKEEIRDRINIADVIGEYVQLSPAGRGRLKGLCPFHKEKSPSFQVDTEQGYFYCFGCKAGGDMFSFVQRQENLSFGDALKKLAEKAGVTVETRYGEKTSRDLYDVNAFALSYFREHLPGPGLDYFRRRGLTDATIERFELGYAPDGWDGLLSRARTRGLTERQLLEAGLLSENVESGRVYDRFRGRVIFPIRDHLGRLTGFGGRVLGDEKPKYLNTPETEAFKKGELLYGLNLAREALRQPGSVPAGSEQAKGGAAELIVVEGYMDVIAMHQAGFVGAVATLGTALTAEHATLLSRLGVGGLSLMFDHDQAGLKATLSGLDQVIGSRFRVRACSVPNGKDPADAVMSGPDGVAAVRRALAAGVDEAQFRVKAAIEKHGKDTRDGKRQVLMELLPRLQQGDILDEGSARIRDVVCDELDIEPVVLLDWLRSKAKRKTLTDTHMVAMTVGRGEEGHELALLRQILVDPTLLAKLDGQTPWRNQMVSKVMLAAQGASSPEAIVELFRGQPEEALLIRLLFEGRDPGTLGRSNTEQYEQKVQGYAAAAVDDIAVGLTIDSLRSEVDLLKTQIKTAAPAEQMDILRQIQELQRAIEAEKRTRRN, encoded by the coding sequence ATGGGAAGTAAAGAAGAGATTCGTGACCGCATCAATATTGCCGATGTGATCGGGGAATACGTGCAGCTTTCTCCCGCCGGACGGGGCCGCCTGAAGGGACTGTGCCCGTTTCACAAGGAGAAGTCGCCCAGTTTTCAGGTCGATACCGAACAGGGCTACTTCTACTGCTTCGGCTGCAAAGCGGGCGGCGACATGTTCAGCTTCGTGCAGCGTCAGGAAAACCTGAGCTTCGGCGACGCTCTGAAGAAGCTGGCCGAGAAAGCGGGCGTGACGGTCGAGACGCGCTACGGCGAGAAGACCTCACGCGACCTGTACGACGTGAACGCGTTTGCCCTCAGCTATTTCCGCGAGCACCTGCCGGGGCCGGGGCTGGACTACTTCCGGCGGCGCGGCCTGACCGACGCCACCATCGAAAGGTTTGAACTGGGCTACGCGCCGGACGGCTGGGACGGACTGCTGAGCCGCGCCCGCACCCGTGGCCTGACCGAGCGACAACTGCTGGAAGCGGGGCTGCTGAGCGAGAATGTCGAGTCGGGGCGGGTGTACGACCGTTTCCGGGGCCGCGTCATTTTCCCGATCCGCGACCACCTAGGGCGGCTGACCGGATTCGGCGGCAGGGTACTGGGCGACGAAAAGCCCAAGTATCTGAACACCCCCGAAACCGAAGCCTTCAAAAAGGGTGAGCTGCTGTACGGGCTGAATCTGGCCCGCGAGGCGTTGCGGCAGCCGGGCAGCGTTCCTGCTGGCAGCGAACAGGCAAAGGGCGGCGCAGCAGAGCTGATCGTGGTGGAAGGCTATATGGACGTGATCGCCATGCATCAGGCGGGCTTCGTGGGCGCGGTGGCGACGCTGGGCACCGCCCTGACCGCCGAGCATGCCACGCTGCTTTCACGGCTGGGCGTGGGCGGCCTGAGCCTGATGTTCGACCACGATCAGGCCGGGCTGAAGGCCACACTGTCGGGGCTGGATCAGGTGATCGGCTCGCGCTTCCGGGTGCGGGCGTGCAGCGTGCCCAACGGCAAAGACCCCGCCGACGCGGTGATGAGCGGGCCGGACGGGGTGGCAGCGGTGCGCCGCGCCCTGGCAGCAGGCGTCGATGAGGCACAGTTCCGGGTGAAGGCCGCCATCGAAAAGCACGGCAAGGACACCCGCGACGGGAAGCGGCAAGTTCTCATGGAACTGCTGCCGAGACTTCAGCAGGGCGACATTCTGGATGAGGGATCGGCACGCATCAGAGACGTGGTGTGCGACGAACTGGACATCGAACCCGTCGTGCTGCTCGACTGGCTGAGGAGCAAAGCCAAACGCAAGACCCTGACCGATACCCACATGGTCGCCATGACGGTGGGGCGCGGCGAGGAAGGGCACGAGCTGGCGCTGCTGCGACAGATTCTGGTCGATCCGACGCTGCTCGCCAAGCTGGACGGACAGACGCCGTGGCGCAATCAGATGGTGAGCAAGGTGATGCTGGCCGCCCAGGGAGCGAGCAGCCCGGAAGCGATTGTCGAACTGTTCCGGGGGCAACCCGAAGAGGCGCTGCTGATCCGGCTGCTGTTCGAGGGCCGCGACCCCGGCACCCTGGGCCGCAGCAACACCGAGCAGTATGAACAGAAGGTGCAGGGCTACGCTGCCGCTGCCGTCGACGATATCGCGGTGGGCCTGACCATCGACTCGCTGCGGAGCGAAGTAGACCTGCTGAAAACCCAGATCAAGACCGCCGCGCCTGCCGAGCAGATGGACATCCTGCGGCAGATTCAGGAGCTTCAGCGGGCCATCGAAGCCGAGAAACGCACGCGCCGCAACTGA